CATCCTGGGCTTCCTGCTGGGGACGAAGCGGCTGTTCGACTTCGCCGACAACAACCCCATCTTCGAGTTCCATCCCTCGGCGTACACCAACGACCCGGCGTTCATCGCGCGCAACGACAACATGGTCGCGGTGAATTCCGCGCTGCAGATCGACCTGACCGGCCAGGTCTGCTCGGACTCGATGGGCACGCAGTTCTACAGCGGCATCGGCGGGCAGGTCGACTTCATCCGCGGCGCCTCGCGGGCGAAGGGTGGCAAGCCCATCATCGCGTTGCCCTCGACCGCCAAGGGCGACACCATCTCGCGCATCGCGCCCACGCTCACGCCCGGTTCGGGCGTAGTGACCTCGCGCGGCGCCGTGCACTACGTGGTCACCGAGTACGGCACGGCGTACCTGCATGGAAAATCGATCCGGCAGCGCGCGGAATCGCTCATCGCGATCGCGCACCCCAAGTTCCGTAACGAGCTGTACGAATACTGCGAGCGGACGAAGTGGCTGAACCACACCACGCCGGCGCTCGCGGCTGCGAGGTAACTCATGGCACAAGCACGGGGATCGGTGCGGATCGATGCGATGGAGTGCAAAGGCTGCGGGCTGTGCGTGGAATCGTGCCCACCCAAGTGCCTCGCGCTCGAGCAGGGGTTGAGCGCGATGGGCGTGCATCCCGCCGCGTACTCGGGCGAAGGCTGCACGGGCTGCGGCATCTGCTTCTACTGCTGCCCGGAGCCGGGCGCGATCACGGTGATGCGCATCGCGGCTTCGGGAGCCACGTTCAAGGAGGCGGAGCATGCGGCAACTGTGTAAAGGCAACGTCGCAGTCATCAAGGGCGCCATCGCGGCCGGATGCCGCCGCTATTTCGGCTATCCCATCACGCCGGCCAGCGAGATCGCGGAGGCCGCGGCGCTCTACTTCCCCGAGATCGGCGGGACATTCCTGCAGGCGGAGAGCGAGGTTTCGGCCATCAACATGGTCTACGGGGCGGCGTCGGCGGGCGAGCGCGTGATGACCGGCTCCTCGGGTCCGGGTCTGTCGCTGATGCAGGAAGGGATCTCGTACCTGGCCGGCTCGGAGCT
The Terriglobales bacterium genome window above contains:
- a CDS encoding 4Fe-4S dicluster domain-containing protein gives rise to the protein MAQARGSVRIDAMECKGCGLCVESCPPKCLALEQGLSAMGVHPAAYSGEGCTGCGICFYCCPEPGAITVMRIAASGATFKEAEHAATV